The window TGAGATTCAGAGTCTCAGTGAATCTCGTCAGTCTGTTTGTCCCTGCAGGACctccgtccatctgtctgtctgtctgtgtgtgtgtgtgtgtgtgtgtgtgtgtgtgtgtgtgtgtgtgtgtgcgcgtgcgtgcgtgcgtgcgtgtgtgtctgaatCTTTGACCTCAAACATCTGAGAAACATCTGTGTTCACCCACAGCAGCACAGTATTACAGTACTCATAGTATCACAGTACTCATAGTATCGCAGTACTCATAGTACTCACAATATCACAGCACTCACAGTATCTGTAGTATCTGTAGTACCCGTACAGTATCTGTCGTATCTGCAGTATCTATATAGAATCGGTAGTATTTGCAGTATCTGTATTATCTGTAGTATCTGCAGTGTTGGTACAGTATATGTAGTATTTGCAGTATCGGCATAGTATCTGTAGTATCTGTAGGTTGTGTAActgggtgtctgcaggtccttgaaaagtcttaaattgtcttaaatttaatgtttaataaatattaggccttaaaagtACCTCAATAGTCTTAAATCTGAGTTTCTGGTGTCTTTATGGCAgcaaacatttcatttatttatttttctttaatttccaaattttcatttcttttcgtGATATAAAATGCAGTGCAACGTGCAGTACAAAGACATGAGTCAGAGTTTTGGTAAAGTCAGGCGATTGGAGGAAATAGCAGAATTCACAGGGACCGTCAGTCTGAAGTGTTGTGATGGGTAAATCCTGGAGGGTCTGGACTTCCTGGGAGGTTTTTGAAACGTTCACTTCTGAACTCTCAGctttatgtaaaaatgatgtaaatgtagttatttattatgtgTAAACAATGTGAGCGAGATCATTTGTTAGGACGCTGCAGTGGTGAGTTTTTGACTGGCTGCTGctgaagatgatggtgatgaggacgatgaggatgaggatgctGGTGagggtgatggtgatggtgatgaggaTGCGGGTGAGggtgatgaggatgaggatggtgaagatgatggtgatgaggaCGATGAGGCTGAGGATGCGGGTGAGggtgatgaggatgaggatgaggatgggATGGTGAGGGTGATggtgatgaggatgaggatgagggtGGGGATGAGGATGGTGAGGGTGATTGTGATAGTGATGATGaggatggtgatggtgatggtgaggATGGTGATGCGGGTGAGGGTGATAGTGATGAGGATGAGGGTGAGGGTGAGGGTGAGGATGAGGATGGTGATGAGGATGAGGGTGAGGATGaggatagtgatgatgatggtgatgaggatgaggatggtgatgaggatgatgatggtgatgaggatgaggatggtGATGAGGATGAGGGTGAGGGTGAGGATGAGGATGGTGATGAGGATGGTGATGAGGATGGTGATGAGAATGAGGATGAGGGTGAGGATGAGGATGGTGGTGAGGATGAGGATGGTGGTGAGGATGAGGAtggtgatgaggatgatgatggtgatgaggatgaggatggtGATGAGGATGAGG is drawn from Plectropomus leopardus isolate mb unplaced genomic scaffold, YSFRI_Pleo_2.0 unplaced_scaffold941, whole genome shotgun sequence and contains these coding sequences:
- the LOC121940785 gene encoding putative protein TPRXL codes for the protein QEASSSSSSPSSSSPSSSFSSPSSSPSSSPSSSSPSPSSSSPSSPSPSSSSPSSSSSPSSSSSPSSSSPPSSSSPPSSSSPSSSFSSPSSSPSSSPSSSSPSPSSSSPSSSSSPSSSSSPSSSSSPSSSLSSSSPSSSSPSSSSPSPSPSSSSLSPSPASPSSPSPSPSSSSLSQSPSPSSSPPSSSSSSPSPSPSHPHPHPHHPHPHPQPHRPHHHHLHHPHPHHPHPHPHHHHHHPHQHPHPHRPHHHHLQQQPVKNSPLQRPNK